TCCCGTAGACGTCGATGCAATGTGGCCGGAGACTCTGGCCGCTTATTATGGCGTGCATCGTGTTCCACAGAGCAAGGCCGTGCAGGAATTGATCGATTTTCTGTACGCCCGACGAAGTCAGGAGCGAAAGCCACCAAACAGCGATTTCTGGCACACTCAAATTCGATCCTTGTACGCCCGCAGCCATGCTTTTCGTAGCCACGGACATGACCAAACTTTCGACGCAACGCTGGATTCGGCCGACTGGATACCGATGGCTCGTATGACCGACCGGTCACGAGGTTTGCTTCGCGCGGAGGATCGTTGGGTGAAGAATGACGACGATGAAATTCGGTTAATCACAGGACACGACAACGATTTTCTAGTGTACCGACTTCCGCTGCGAGGCGATTTTGAAGTGCATGCGGACATTGCAGCCAAAGGGAGTACGCAGTTCTTGCTGGGAGGCCGACTGACTGGTCCGGTCGACAATGTTCGGTTACTGACCGGTACCTTTCGTGCGGGCAAGCCGTTTCGCGAAATCGATCCGCCATTCGTTTCAAACGTTGGATGGGACCGACTACGAGCAGTCTTCCGCCACGACCAGCAAACCGGTTCTCGAACAGTGAAGGTAGCTCTTAACGGTCGTGTCATTGAAGAGTACGCACTGCCAGAGCACCACAGTCCGTGGATTGGCATACGCGGTTGGTGGCCGAGTCATGCGGTGCTTCGCGACGCTCGAATTACGGGCAACCCGGAAATTCCAGGTTCTGTGCTGACGTCAGGCGTCGACAACAGCGGTGATTGGGTCGGTTACCATGAAGGTTCTTCGTGGAACTTTGTTACTGCAGATGAGGGAGCAGCGCAGATTGTTGGTCCTAAACGAGCGAGCGACCAGGGCATTCTGCGAGAATCTCTGTTGTGCTATCAACGCCCGTTGCTGGACGGTGATTCGGTGGAATACGAATTCTACTATGTGCCGGGCGACCAGAATGCGCATCCGGCGATTGATCGCATCGCGTTTCTGCTGAGACCGGACGGTGTAAAAAAGCATTGGGTGACGGATGGCCGGTACGACGCCACGACGGTGCATCCGGATAATCACCAGCCAGTCGGTGGTGACTCAGCCAAGTTACATTTGCAACCCGAAGCTTGGAACCGCGCGAAGGTGGCATTACGCGACGATACCGTTGTGTTGGCAGTCAACGGGCGACAGGTTTGTTCGGTGAAGCTGGATTCTGGAAACCGTCGGACATTCGGATTCTTTCACTTTGCTGATCAGGAAACTGTTCGTGTTCGCAATGTGGTGTTGAAGGGCCAATGGCCGAACGCGTTGCCGCCGCCTTCAACGCAGGAACTCGCGGACCCGACAATCGCGGTGTTGGATAAACGCGTACCTGCGCTGGAGGCAGTCTTTGAAAATAGGTTTGTTGCCGAAGGTGTTTCAGACCTGCTGAAACCTTATGCATCTGGCGGCGGACGCTTTACGCCAGGACCTGACGGCGTGTTTGTTGAGCTTCCACGGGTAGGCAATTATCGTACTCAGCGATTGGACCTGCCGTTTGCTATCCAAGGGGATTTTGATCTGGTCGCGTCGTTCGAACAGCTCAAACTTAGCGCCGATGTTTACTCTGCGGTTCTGCTGGAAACTCAGCTTGACGACGACAAACAGCACAGGTGTCGCGTAGTTCGTATCTCAGCAGATGACAGGCTGCAAAGTATCAAGGCCACGCTTCCGAAAACGAATCCAGACGGCAGCAAGTCGTACGAGATTCTAAAGCAAGCCAATTGTGATTCGACCAGCGGCACATTCCGATTGGCTCGACGAGGCACAAAGGTGTACTACCTCTTTGCCGAGGAGAACTCGAACGTCTTTCGCTTGCTCTCCACTGCAGAAGTCACTGATCAGGTAACGATCCCAGGTGGCATCCAGTTGGTCGCAATTTGCAGCGGCAACGGCGAATGCCAGGTGCTGTGGAAGAGTGTGATTGTGCGAGCTGAAAAAATGATGTACATGCCGCAGCGACCGGAACGCCTTGCTTACGTGATGAACATTGACGGAACCAACCGCCGCCTGTTTACCAAACCGACTGACGGATTCTTCCACGTTGGTTCGCCGGAATGGTCGGCCGACGGCAAATCCATCGTCTGCGACCTGTCTCGTGGCACGCCGTCGACCGCTCGAGTGCATCTTTTCGACAGGGACGGCACCAACGCCCGAGATCTCGGTGCTGGCGGAATGCCGTCGCTTTCGCCGGACGGGAAACAGATTGCGTTCAACTGGCCCGGCATCATGCTTATGAAGTCTGATGGTTCTGAACGCACACAGTTAACCGCTAACGGCCTTGGCGTTCACTGGTCTCCCAGGGGCAAGATGATCGCGTGGTCAACAGGCCGGAATATCACGCTGTACGACGTCGATACGAAGGTGACTCGCGAGTTGTTGACGCCGGAACAAATGCGATTAGTTGGCCGCGTCTTCTGGAATCCTGGCTGGAGCAATGACGGTCGTCGGATTGCATTCCACGGACTCGTGCGAGGCGAACATTTGGTGGCGGTGGCTGATCCTGATGATCCGGATGAATTCAAGATTGTGCACCAGGGAACAGCCACCATCTACTCAGACTTCACGTGGTTTCCGGACAACAGGACGGTGGCATTTTCGATGCACCACGCATCGACCGGGACGTCTCAGATGGTGTCGGTGGATACGGAATCGCCTGGCCCGCCGCAAAGACTTCCCGGGCAACCGGATGACTGGAACGTCTACGACCTGGATTTGTCGCACGATGGAAAGTCGGTGATATTCTCGGCAGAACGGCCTGGGCAAATGATCGAATGGGCTTCTGACAGGGCGGCCGAATGAGAGACAGCAGTTTGTTGCCGCGTGTGAGTCGGGCTACGCGACGTATTGAGGCTCGGCGACGGCCGGCTGCTCTTCCAAAAATGCGAACGAACACATGGGTATGAAAATGGCGTTTCAAGGTGAAGCCACAAAAACTTTACGATCGCAGCCTGTGAACTATCGCTGGCCATTCGATTGGTTAGCACACACTTTCGTGTTGGTGGCAAGTCTGCTGGTTGCGGGCGGCGGCGTGGCTACGGCTGATGAAACCCAACTTGCGTTGGACGATATCTTTGGCTCTGGCGTGGTCGAAGATAATAGCAATGCCATTCGTGAACGGGCTGCGGGTCTTGATGACGATGAAGAGCGCTTTCGAGTTTTGAGTGACTGGATCCTGCCGTCAGGCTCGCATACCCGGTTTCGCGTCAGTGGACGGTTTCAAACACATGCGGACAATGGGAAGTCGGGCGGAGTCCTTGTGTCGCCTGTCTACGATCTTCTGGCGGTTGCAGAATCACTCGGCCACCTGGACGAACTGCGACACCGCGTCGCTGCTGTGCGATCAGAAGATGCACAGCAGCAGCGAGCGAAAGCAGCCCTGCTGGCAATGATCGCGATGTATCTTCGAGACGACGACGCGGCCTTCCAGCAGATTGACCAACTCAAGAAGTTAGTCCAAGGTTATGTTCCGCGCACTGTGCAAGAACAATGGCCTGAAACTCTGCTGGTTTTTGCAGACGTCCATCACTTTCCGCAGTCTCATTTTGCACCGGATTTGCCTGAGTATCTTTACGAGCAGCGCACACGCAAAGGCATTCCTCAGCATGCAGAGGAATGGCACGCTCATATCGCGTCGCTGATGATGAAGAACGCTGTGCAGCGACGGCCCGCAGCGAAAGCTATCAGCCAGGATCAGTTCAAGCTCTGGATTCCATCGGAAAGGCATCGGCATCACACC
This DNA window, taken from Fuerstiella marisgermanici, encodes the following:
- a CDS encoding DUF1583 domain-containing protein, which codes for MLQSNTELTQRRGKYSFRRSKLIGWIVHQIVLAASLFSNSTVFAQGNANYALDDIFRLEVIADNTFAVREHAFSLPEDERFAFLADWVLPSSTHHQIRVHGVFQQTGMTLNATGQEKPQTLVSPLFDLVDVAEQLGRVDDIQDRIENFHPASEYQCRAKVAFNAMLQFHTADAGAADAAIRELLTLVEASNPVDVDAMWPETLAAYYGVHRVPQSKAVQELIDFLYARRSQERKPPNSDFWHTQIRSLYARSHAFRSHGHDQTFDATLDSADWIPMARMTDRSRGLLRAEDRWVKNDDDEIRLITGHDNDFLVYRLPLRGDFEVHADIAAKGSTQFLLGGRLTGPVDNVRLLTGTFRAGKPFREIDPPFVSNVGWDRLRAVFRHDQQTGSRTVKVALNGRVIEEYALPEHHSPWIGIRGWWPSHAVLRDARITGNPEIPGSVLTSGVDNSGDWVGYHEGSSWNFVTADEGAAQIVGPKRASDQGILRESLLCYQRPLLDGDSVEYEFYYVPGDQNAHPAIDRIAFLLRPDGVKKHWVTDGRYDATTVHPDNHQPVGGDSAKLHLQPEAWNRAKVALRDDTVVLAVNGRQVCSVKLDSGNRRTFGFFHFADQETVRVRNVVLKGQWPNALPPPSTQELADPTIAVLDKRVPALEAVFENRFVAEGVSDLLKPYASGGGRFTPGPDGVFVELPRVGNYRTQRLDLPFAIQGDFDLVASFEQLKLSADVYSAVLLETQLDDDKQHRCRVVRISADDRLQSIKATLPKTNPDGSKSYEILKQANCDSTSGTFRLARRGTKVYYLFAEENSNVFRLLSTAEVTDQVTIPGGIQLVAICSGNGECQVLWKSVIVRAEKMMYMPQRPERLAYVMNIDGTNRRLFTKPTDGFFHVGSPEWSADGKSIVCDLSRGTPSTARVHLFDRDGTNARDLGAGGMPSLSPDGKQIAFNWPGIMLMKSDGSERTQLTANGLGVHWSPRGKMIAWSTGRNITLYDVDTKVTRELLTPEQMRLVGRVFWNPGWSNDGRRIAFHGLVRGEHLVAVADPDDPDEFKIVHQGTATIYSDFTWFPDNRTVAFSMHHASTGTSQMVSVDTESPGPPQRLPGQPDDWNVYDLDLSHDGKSVIFSAERPGQMIEWASDRAAE